The genome window TTGTTCCACGTTACGACCTGAACTTTGCGTATTTCTCGCTGCTCGTGTTCATCTTCTCACTTGCATGTTCGTCGATTGGCTATACGATGTTAGCTGTGCAGGCTATCATCTGGTGGTCAATGCAGCTGGCTTGTATTCTGACGATTGCTTTCTTCCACGATTATCTTAACCAATACAGGGAGAAGCATCCTGCAAAGAACCTGTCAGTCAATAAGACCTGGCTCATCCGGTTCATTGATATTGTCCTCATCCCGACAGCCTTGGTAATATCGTTTATTCTCGCAATCTACTGGGCAACGGATGTATTCAACCTTAGTGACCTGACATGGAAGCTGTTCCGCACTGACTTCATCAACTCCGACAAGTTCAAGATGAGTGTCTATTCTATCGCTATAGTAATCACTCTGTGGTTTGTCTTCAACTATCTGAATCTGACAATCCGGGAGGCTATCAAGCTATATCTCAAGCGGAATGACCCTTCTACGGCCGATGCGCGTGCCACAATGTATATTAATGTTTTGCAGGTTGTTGTATGGGGTTCATGGCTGCTGACCACGCTCAACATCTTCCAAATCAGCAGCACTTGGCTGGTTGTGGTAACGGGTGGTCTGTCAACGGGTATCGGTTTCGCTATGAAGGATATTCTTGAGAATATCTATTATGGCATCTCGCTGATGGCCGGACGCATCAAGATTGGCGACTACATCATCTGTGACGGTGTGCGTGGCAAGGTCAGTTCCATCAACTACACCTCAACAATGCTCGAGGCACTTGACGGTTCGGTCATTGCTTTCCAGAACTCGCAGCTGTTTACCAAGAACTATAAGAATATGACAAAGAATCATGGTTATGAGCTGGATGTTCTTGAAGTGGGCGTTGCATACGGAAGCAATATAAAAGAGGTCAAGGAACTGCTTGTGAATGCCATTACCGAACTCGGCGTTACTTTCAGCAAGCAACCTGTCACCGTCAGACTCAAGAGCTTCGACGACAGCTGCATCACACTGAAGATTCTTGTTTGGGTAAATGTGTTTACGCAGGGAAGTGATATTGGTGTAATCATGGAATGTATTTATGAAACGCTGAATAAGAACGGTATTGAAATACCATTCCCGCAGCGTGAAATCACCATCAAGCACCAGCAGGAAAGCTAAAAGTTAAACCTGTCAATAAGCTACAGGAAGGCTTTTTCTCAAATTATATCATGATGAAAAAAAATGTTTGCTTGCAAAGAAAAAGTCTTTTTAAGCAAACAGGTTGTGTCATTGCCTGATAATGAAGTAGACATGCGTCATCATGTAAGGTATATGAAGGTTCTTTCGAGGATATAAGAACGGCTTTTGAGCAACCGATTAGCAGCAATGAAATATCTTTGCATAGCTCTTGGTGTACGATAAGACTTTTCCCATATAGATTAGCCTTTAGTATCATACTCTATATTATTATAATGACAATGAGAAACCTCTCATGCCATTTGCTATAGAAGTGTTGTTGCCCGACACACGTGGTGTTGTAGGTAAACACCAATGGTGTTGAGGCTGAGCACCAATGGTGTTGAGGGTTAAATACCATGCAATATACTGCCGAGGAGGGAATGACTTGTTGTCATGAAAGAGCTGAGTCTCCAAAAGCAAACAACACTTATTTGACAAGGAAACTTACTTATCCAAAGCCAATACAATAACATCTATTTAAAAGAGATTCTGCATTGGAACATATGCTGTTTAAGTTCTATTGGATAGCAATAGTTCTTTTACTTCTGTAATCTTGCATTCGTACAGTTCGTGTCATTCGTAGTTGTAGGATTTCGCAGCATCTTGAAGTGGTGAGTATTCAGATGAGCAGTTGGAATTTAACTCTGTCACAGAAAATCATAGAAGAGAAACTGCATTCTAAACAAGCATTCATTATTCTCATTATCCTGTAAAGTATTGATTGTGAAGACAGAATCTTGCAGCTCCCCCATTCCGTTCTTGTTTCGTAGCATGTACAAGGAAGAGAACGTCTAATAGGTGCTAAAAGGAGTTTTCACAGCCTCATGAATATTCCGGCAAACCTATAGGAACGGTGAAAGCAGATGAGCAAACCATCCACGGAAACGCTGCCACGGTGTACGCCATTTCCTCCACTTCTCTTCAGTAAGTTTAAAGCTGTCTTTCTTCTGTGCATCAAACAGTTCGTTCAGTTCATGCGTGGTGCAGGCATCAATGATTACAGCATTCTCTTCCCGGTCCCACCGTAGACTTCTTGAATTGAGATTAGCTGAACCGACGGTGCAGAACTGTCCGTCTACCATAATGATTTTCGTGTGATGGAAGCCCGGTTCATACATCCATATCGTACAGCCGTCCTTCATCAACTGGTGTGCATTATAGAAACCACAGTCGGGTGTCAGAGGAATATCACTCTTCACGCTGAGCAGGATTTCCACTTTCACACCCCTTTTTACAGCCTTTCTGAAAGCCTTTTTCAAGGTACGTGTCAGGGTAAAATAAGGATTGATGACCTTTATGCTATCCTTTGCATCGTTTATAGCATTGAGATAGAAATACCGGATAATATCTTTCGTAGTATGCGGTTCACGATTGATGATACCCACCATCTTCTTTCCGGCACTCCTACAGGTGTCTGGCTTGAGTCCTTTGATATAATCAGCATTGGATACACCACGATAGTACTTTGCCCCATGTATCTCTTGTCCTGAAGCCAGAAACCACATCCGAAGAAATATATTCTGTAATGTGTTGACTTCATCTCCCTCGATTCTGCAGTGCATGTCGTGCCATGACCCCACTACTTCTGTACCATTAATATAGTAGTCTGCAACGTTCATCCCACCTGTATAAGCCACTTTTCCATCAATAACGACAATCTTGCGGTGGTCACGATTGAATATATCGTGCAGCCAGGGGAACTCCATAGGCTTGAACTCATGAATCTCTATTCCCTTTTCCCGGATTGCCTTCAGGTGTCGTTTCTTCATCGGACGGTTATTGCTTGCATTACCAAAACCGTCAAAGACAGCTCTCACCTCAACACCTTCCTTTGCCTTTGCAGCCAGATGACGTACAAGTTCCTCGTTGATTGAGTCGTTGCGGAAGTTGAAGTATTCCAGATGAATACTCGACTTAGCCTGGTCAATAGCCTTGAAAAGATCATCAAACTTTTCCTGTCCGCTCGCAAGTAAGATAACGGAATTGTTATGAGAGAAGTGCACACCTTTCCCACGAAGCTGATAAACAATCATTGAATCAGCTCTTGTTTCTATTTCTTTTTGGCCTTGTGAAACAGAATCCCTTGTGTTGCTTTGCGCAGAAAGTTGAACAGGTAAGAATGTGCAACATAACGCCATCACAACCGTGATGGCGTTTCTTTTTATATAATTCATTTTGTCTCTCTCATTTTCCATCATGGGCAAACAGTAGTCTTGCAGATGTCAAAGCTATGTCAGCCCCGTATAAATATCATAAACAGAACGGCTGGATGCCATCCTTACAGCATACAACTGTAGTGGTCAACAATACCTAAGAAATGCCTTTCTTCATCACACACCAATACTGTATGTATCTTGTTCCGGTGCATAACCTGCTGTATCTCGGTAATCTTCGTTGTAGGCAAGACCGTCTTTGGTTCTTTTGTCATAATATCGCTGACCGTATGATCAAAGAACTCTGCCTGCCAACGCTCCATAGCCCGGCGAATATCACCATCAGTTATCAGCCCAATGACCTTTCCATTGTCAAGTGATACGCCTAATCCTAACTTGCCCTTGCTGACATGAATGATGGCTTCACCCAAGTGCATCTCTTTTGGAATGACAGGAAGGTCGTCTGAACGCATTACATCCTGTGCTGTTGTCAGCAGGCGTTTACCCAGTTCACCACCAGGATGGAACTGTGCGAAGTCCTGTGGTTTGAAGTTCCTGACACACATAAGGGCAACAGCCAGCGCGTCACCCATGACAAGTGCTGCGGTAGTTGAGCTTGTCGGTGCAAGGTTCAATGGACATGCTTCTTTCTCAACCCATACCTTCAAGTGGGCAGTGGAGTATTTTGCCAACAATGAGTCAGGGTTGGCACTCATTCCGATGATAGGAATATTCATGTGAAGCACCATTGGTATGAAGCGGAGCAATTCATCTGTCTGACCAGAATTGGATAATGCAAGGACAACATCGTCCTTCGTCATTACACCAAGGTCACCATGATAGACATCCAGCGGATTGACAAAGAAAGCAGGTGTGCCCGTAGATGACAGTGTTGCGGCAATCTTGGCTCCGATGTTTCCGCTCTTGCCAACACCTGTTACGACAATCTTGCCCGTACAATGGAACATAAGGCTTACAGCCTTGTCAAAGTTCTCATCTAACTGGTTAATCAGATTAAGCGTAGCGTCAGTTTCTTCTTTAATACACTGTATGGCGTAGGTTCTTACCTGTTTCAGTCTTTGTTCTTCTTCATTCATACCAGTTTTCCTATTAATTCGTCTAACTTATCAAGTTCCAGCATATTGGCAGCATCCGACAGTCCTGCATCCGGGTCAGGGTGTACTTCAAAGAAATAGCCCGTTGCACCGAATGCCTTGGCAGCCAATGCCATCGAAGGAACAAACTTACGGTCACCAACCGTCTTGCCGTCTCCTGCGCTTGGACGCTGTACGCTGTGTGTACAATCCATTATTACATCAGGGACTATTTCCTTCATGTCTGGGATATTGCGGAAGTCAACAACAAGATTATTATAGCCAAAACTATTTCCACGCTCAGTCAGCCAAACTTCCTTTGCTCCACTTTCCAGACATTTCTGTACAGGGTAACGCATATCCCTGCCACTCAGGAACTGTGCTTTCTTGATATTAACAGTCCTGCCTGTCTTTGCAGCAGCAACCAACAAGTCGGTCTGCCGACAAAGAAAAGCCGGTATCTGGATGACATCAACAACCTTGCCGACAGCCTCTGCCTGACAGCTCTCGTGAATGTCTGTCAGCAGTCTCAGTCCATACTTTTCCTTGACAGCCTGCAACATAGAAAGGCCTTTTTCAAGTCCCGGACCACGGAAAGAGTGTATGCTCGTACGGTTAGCTTTATCAAAACTTGCCTTGAAAATGATATCAATATCATATTTCCTATTCAGCCTTACCAATTCTTCCGCAACGGTGCTGAGCAGTTCTGAGTTTTCTATAACACAGGGACCTGCAATGAAAGTAGGTTTATTCATCATAACTTGATCTATAGAGCTCCTGTTTTCATAATTTACATTGATGTTTTCTCTTAGGAGTAATGCAAAGTTATATATTATAAGGTGAACGCACAAGGGATTAACTTTCATTTACATGTTTAAAGTAAAAGTTATAGATAAAATTTGGTTGTTTGCTTTAAAACTCTTTACTTTGCACCCAGATAAGAGCTGCTGTTACTGCTCAAACAGGCGGTAAGCGGTAAATGATAAAGAGAAATAATTTAGTATTAATATTTAAAGTTTTCTATTATGAAAAAGATTTTAATGTCACTTGCTGTTGCATTCATTGCACTTGCTGCTAATGCACAGGTTTATGTTGGTGGTAGCGTTGGTATTTCTAACTCTAAGATGGGTGATGCTGACGAAGTTACAACTTATCAGTTCCTCCCTGAAGTTGGTTTCAACCTTGACGAAAACTGGGCAATCGGTACAGTAATTGGTTGGGGCAAGGGTAACCCTGTTGATATTGTAGCAGCAGAAAAAGTAAACAACTATTTCCAGATTGACCCATACGTTCGTTACACTTTCGTTCGTACTAAGTATGTAAACGCTTTCATTGATGGTGGTGTTGATTATAAGCGTTACAGAGGTGGCGATGATATATGGCAACTTGGTTTGAAGCCAGGTCTTGCAGTAAACCTTAGCCCGAAGGTTAGCTTTGTTACCCACTTCGGTTTCGCAGGTTGGGCTTCTGCAAAGGCAAAAGGTGCTGACAAGGACAATCACGCTTGGGGTGCAAGCCTTAATGGCAACAATATCACATTCGGTGTTTACTACAACTTCTAAGAAAATTGTTCTGAACAGTATTTAATATTTATATAGAGGGGTGCATTATTAAATAATGCCCCCCTCTTTTATGTTTTCGATAATCTTACCCCAAATTCTGAAGGTAACAAATATCGGTTGACAAACGGGTTATTTGTAATAAAGATGAAAGAGCAAAGATGCTGCCTTCACAGAGAACAGAAGATAAGTAACACAATATCATCAATTTAAAAGAGAGTATTTATGAGAAAGTATGCCTATTTAGGCTTTATCAGACAAAAACAGGTTAAAGCATGTTATTTCCGTCTATTGTAGCCCACCCGTTTGTCAGAATATTTCATCCATACTAAAACTGATTAACCATGAGTTGCAATCCAATTAAGCACAAATTGAAGTCCAATAGGTGCTCAATTGAAGTCCGAATAAGGCTTAATTGAAGCCCAACTAAGCACCTTTTCTTGTGGTATTTTATAACAGGTTGGTCTTCTGATGGTTACAAACAAGGATATAACAACCTTTTTATCCCTGTTTTTAACAAGAACAACTGCATCTTATGTAAATATTTTTCAGAGCATTGCCACAAAAAGTCAGCCCTTGTTTTTGCTACATGACGATGAAAGTCGTACCACCTCTGTAATCGTGCAATTCGCCAATACGAATCTTATCTGTTGTCATTGCTGTGTAGCTTTAACAAGAAATAAGATGCGTTGCAGACCAATATTTTAGGATAAATAAGATATAATGACAAAACAGGATTCTATCACAGACTGCCAAATGTCTTATTCATACCATAACATGATATTTAACAGCAAAATAACACATATTTAATCAAAATTCGTTATCTTTGCAACATAATCGTTTATAATAATTCGTTTTAATACAAATCAGGATAAAACAAAAACGTCCAATAACACCAATAGATTATGAAAGCAACAGAAGTCGTAGAGAGATTAAAACAGCGTTTCCCGAATGAACCGGAGTATATTCAGGCAGTGTCACAGGTATTGACCACCATCGAGGATGAATACAACAGGCATCCTGGATTTGACCAGGTCAATCTCATTGAACGACTCTGTGTACCAGACAGAATCATCAAGTTCCGGGTAAACTGGATTGACGACAAGGGAAACGTACAAACCAATATGGGCTATCGTATCCAACACAATAACGCCATCGGTCCATACAAGGGTGGACTTCGTTTCCATGCTTCTGTCAACGAGTCTATTCTCAAGTTCCTTGCCTTTGAGCAGACCTTCAAGAACTCCCTGACTACTCTGCCCATGGGTGGTGCTAAAGGCGGCTCCGACTTCTCGCCCCGTGGCAAGTCAAATGCCGAAGTCATGCGTTTCTGTCAGGCATTCATGAGAGAACTATGGAACTATATTGGTCCCGACTGTGATGTACCTGCCGGCGACATCGGTGTGGGTGGACGTGAAGTAGGTTATATGTTCGGACAATACAAGAAGCTGACAAACCAGTTTGTAGGCATTCTTACGGGTAAAGGACAGGAATTCGGCGGCTCGCTCATCCGTCCTGAAGCGACAGGATATGGCAATGTCTATTTCCTGCTGAATATGCTCAAGACACGTAATATCGACCTCAAAGGCAAGACGGTTCTCGTGTCTGGTTCTGGCAATGTAGCCCAATACACAATGCAGAAACTACTGCAACTTGGAGCAAAGCCTGTCACCTGCTCCGACTCTGATGGCTACATCTACGACCCGGATGGTATAGATGAGGAGAAACTCGCCTATATCATGGAACTGAAGAACATTGAACGTGGACGCATACGTGAATATGCTGAGAAATACAATGCCAAGTATGTGCCCGGAGCAAAGCCTTGGTCTGAGAAGGCTGACATTGCAACTCCATGTGCCACACAGAACGAAATCAACGGAGAAGCTGCAGCTGAACTTGTAAAGAACGGTGTCATTGCCGTTACGGAAGGTGCCAATATGCCATCGACCCCTGAGGCTGTAAAGATATTCCAAGAGGCAAAGGTGCTCTATTGTCCGGGTAAAGCCAGCAATGCCGGTGGCGTAGCGGTATCAGGACTTGAGATGAGTCAGAACTCCGGAAGACTGAAATGGAGCCGTGAAGAAGTGGATAAGAAACTCCTGCAGATTATGGATGACATCCATGCTAACTGTGTAAAATACGGCACTGAAGCTGATGGATACATCAATTATGTGAAAGGTGCCAATGTTGCAGGCTTCATCAAGGTTGCCAAGGCTATGACGGCACAAGGAGTTATTTAGACTCCAAGCGGTCATAAGACATGATTTTAGAGTATTACCAGTCGTTTGTAATGATGTTACAAAGGCTTTGTAATCGTATTACAAACGGTTGGTAATAATAAAAAAGAATAGGTAGTGATTTGTAATATTCTGCTTTTATAATCCGATAATGACCGACTTAGGATGAATAGTACTCACCTTATGGATCACAAGATGTCAGAGTAAAAGAGTGGAACAGGGTATAAGGTTTTGTGCTTATAAGCAGAAAATCTTTTGTAGGATCAGATATTATGGGGATGGAAAACAAGCATTAAGGTTCTTATTTCTAAGCAGAAAGAACCCCAGATGCAAAGAACGGAAAACAATCGTAAAAGTGGGTATCTGCCATTATTATTGTTTATTTCAATGCACAAGACATAAATAATACAGCTTATTTTCGTACCTTTGCAAGCTCATTAGCAAATAAAACAGAAAATAGCAGAATGTCATATCAATTTTCAAAATACGAAACACACTATCGAAACCTCACTTATTTAGGCGTCCCAATCATCATCGGACAATTAGGAAATCTCATTCTTAACTTTGCCGATACGCTCATGATTGGTCGCCACAGCACGAATGAATTGGCGGCGGCGGCATTTGTCAACAACATGTTTACGCTGGTTATAATCTTTGCCATCGGCTTTACTTACGCTATCACGGCACTTGTCGGCACGCTTTATGGGCAGGAAAAGACACATCGTATCGGAGAGTTGATGAAGAGTGCGGTGTCTGCAAATACCTGTATGGCGATATTCCTGTCAGTAATCATGATTATCCTATACTTGAATGTTCACCGATTAGGGCAGCCGGAAGAGCTGTTGTCACTCATCCGTCCTTATTTTCTTATCCAGCTTGTATCCCTGCCTTTCGTCTGCTGGTTCAACACCTTCCGTCAGTTTACGGACGGAATTACCGACACAAGGGTGGCAATGTGGGTGCTCATTGGTGGTAATGTGATGAATATCTTTGGCAACTGGGTACTCATCTATGGTCATTTTGGAATGACAGAGTTGGGGTTGATAGGTGCAGGTCTTTCCACCATGATTTCACGTATCATAATGGCAGCAGTAATGGTTGGCATTTTCTTTTTCGGGAAGAAGTATAGAGAATACAAAAAAGGGTGGAGTCTGGGACGAATAAAGTATGCTGATTTTAAAGAGATAATAGTCCTTGGAATTCCTTTGGCATTGCAGATGGGAATGGAAACAGCAGCCTTCAGCCTTTCAAGTCTGATGGTTGGGTGGTTCGGAACAGAATCATTGGCAGCCCATCAGGTCATGCTGACCATCTCACAGCTTGGCTATATGATTTACTACGGCTTGGCTGCAGCAGTGGCAGTACGCATCAGTAACTTTATGGGACAGCGTGACTACACCGCTGTAAGACGTACGGCAACAGCTGGAATCCATCTTGTCTTTTTGCTTGCAACATTGACCTGCACGCCGGTTTTCATCTTCCGTCATGTTATCGGCGGACTGTTCACTGACAATGCAACCGTTGTTTCAATGGTTTCCATGACGATTATTCCATTTATGATTTATCAGTTTGGAGACGGAATGCAGTGTAATTACGCCAATGCTATGCGTGGCACAGCCAACGTACGTCCCCTTATCTGGATTGCATTCATAGCCTACTTTGTCGTGTCCTTGCCCTTGGGCTATCTCTTCGGGGTTGTCATGGGGTATCAGCTGATAGGTGTCTGGTATGGCTTCCCCTTTGGTCTTACAATAGCAGGAATACTTTATTACATCTACTATCAGAAGGGACTAAGGAAGATAGAAGCATCATCAAAATAACAGTAAACCGTAACTAAGCTGAAAGGCGGTAATAAGAAATGAGAAGCCTCATCATCTTATTACCGCCTTTTATGGTATATATACCCTTTCCTTTCACGAAGAACCGGGCCAGATCATCACTCCTTATAATGTATAGCCTCCATAAATCTCTGGATAACTTCCGGTTTACCCGTATGCTTGCCCTTGTCCTCTGAAATCTTACAAGTATCGTTATAGAAAGGCCATGACTCCGTGATCTTCACCGCAACCAGTTTTATAACAATATTCATAGGCTTCACATGAGGGAAGTCATTGGTGAAATGTGTGCCTATGCCAAATGAAGGTTTCACACGGCTTTCAGCATAGTGTTGTATTTCAATAGCCTTATCCGTATCCAACGCATTTGAGAAGAGCACCTGCTTGTCATGCGCATCAATACCGAGAGACTCATACTTGGCAATAATTTTCTCTAACTGTTCGTAATTATCTCCCGAATCTACACGCAGTCCCTTGAACTGATTGGCAAAGTCCTCAGAGAAGTTATAAGAGAAGATTTCCCAACCGAAGGAGTCATAGAGGTAAGTTCCCAGTGCCCCTCGATAAGTCTTGCGCCATGCTTCCATCGCCATGTAGTTTGCCATCTGTGGACCGAACATTCCGCCAATAGCACAGATGAACTCATGCGCCATCGTACCGACAGGTGTAAGGTCATACTTCATGGCAAGGTGGATATTGCTCGTACCGACAAAACGTCCCTTCCATTCCCGGCTGTCATAACAGTCCTTCATTGCACGCACAGCCGTTTCTTCAGCTACCAGACTTGCACGGCGGCGTGTACCGAAGTCTGAGAATATGCAGCCAGCCTCGAGCAGGCGTTCTGCCTTATGATAGGTTTTCTCGTAAAGTTCCTTGTAATCAAATTCCTGTGCCTGATGATTAAACATATAAAACAGCTCTGAAATGATTGCCAGAACCTTAACTTCAAGCAGAATTGTATCAGCCCATAATCCTTCAAACTCGATATTAAGATGTCCCTGTTCATTCTGCCACACCTTCACCCACTCTCGTGAGAAACGGAATCCACGGAGATAAGTGAGGAACCATTCTGGCAGATAATAGCACTTCTGGCGAAGGAAACTTATCTCTTCGTCGGTAATAACAACCGATTCCAACAACTCAATCTGGTGTTCAACTTCACGGGCAAAGCCTTCCGGATAGACTGTATCATCACGGTCGACAAAATGATAGCATACCTGTGCACGAGGATAATTGTCTATGACGGCACAGCACATTGTCAGCTTGTAAAGGTCATCGTCAGTGAAGTGATTAATGATTTGTCTCATTTTATTATAGTTGGTTTCAGATGCCAAAAGTATAAAAAAGATATGGAAAGACAAAGTATTTCATAAGAAATGTGGCTTAAAACAAGTTGTCAAAAGGATAAATGAATCAAGGCTGGTTTCGAAAAAGCCTTTTATTGACATTTCTCTTTCAGATGAGCAGTTCCAACTTACAGCCAGAAAACAGCATAGCGGGCTATGCAACTGGCGGAGAAAGCAGACGATGTCAGACGACAGAAAAGCACGTAGAGCTTACATTTGTTGAGAAATTCCATGGTTTTCTTAAAACTGTAACCATAATTTTCCCGTCTATCAAACAAGCAGCTAAGAGGTCTTATGACACTCTAATTTCAAGATACAATAATTGTTCTGAGGCGAAGATAGTATCCTTCAGACTCGTAGGCTTCTCACGGTATTCACTCCCCTCTCCACTCGGAGAGGGGTTGGGGGTGAGGCTTTTTGTCCTGTTTTTTCATTCCTCTATTTCCAATCTACGCTTTCCTGCACTCGAATTAAGCCCAAATTGAGGTTCAAGAGGGCGTTAATTGAAGCCCAACTAAGGCTTAATTGAAGTCCTATTAAGCACCTTTTCTTGCACAACTTTATAACGCACTGAATCCCCGTTAGTTACAGATATGAAAACAAAGGGGCGTTTATGCGTGTTTTAAGAAAGGATGGCACGTAAACTTGTAAATATATTTCAAAGTTCAAACCGGAGCAAAGAAGCTCCCATTTTTCTTAAAAATACAGGAAAATGACCGATACTATAAGCACATAGTTGTTTTTTTTTAAGCATGCTTATAAGCAAAGGAATGTGCATAATCACTTACTCCCAGCAATATGCAAGTCTGCGAACCTTACATTCGTAACGTAGCGCAGCCAGGTAATAGCTCCGCTCACTCGTCCAGCCTTTACACACACGCTCCCTGGCAATGATTACTTTCAACTCGTCATCAGTCATCCGTCTGAGACGGCGACGATACTTACGAATTGCACATTGGGCATAAACTGCCGGTTTTACACGAATAAAAAACTTACTGATCTTCATAAAGATACATTTTTAAGCATTATTACTTACGCATCCTTTTACCACCGTGGCTATCTTCCCGCTCGGTTGGCGTGTCCCAATGCGGACAACTCTCGATGCTTTATCGGTTGCAAAGATAAGACTTTACTTTGACATAAACAAACATTGGAAAAGAAAAAAGGGAAGACACCCTGCGATGTCTTCCCTCTCTATAATACATGTATTCTGATTCAATGATTACATCATATCACCCATACCTGGAGCAGCCGGCATAGCTGGAGTATCCTCCACCTTGTCAACAATGAGGCACTCTGTTGTCAGGAACATGCCTGCAATTGAAGCCGCATTCTCAAGTGCTACACGAGAAACCTTTGCCGGGTCGATGACACCTGCTGCACGAAGATCCTCGTAAACATCTTTGCGTGCATTGTAACCGTAGTCACCCTTGCCCTCACGGACATTGTTTACAACCACAGCACCTTCGCCACCAGCATTGGCAACAATCTGACGGAGAGGTTCCTCAATGGCACAGC of Prevotella fusca JCM 17724 contains these proteins:
- a CDS encoding phospholipase D-like domain-containing protein; translation: MNYIKRNAITVVMALCCTFLPVQLSAQSNTRDSVSQGQKEIETRADSMIVYQLRGKGVHFSHNNSVILLASGQEKFDDLFKAIDQAKSSIHLEYFNFRNDSINEELVRHLAAKAKEGVEVRAVFDGFGNASNNRPMKKRHLKAIREKGIEIHEFKPMEFPWLHDIFNRDHRKIVVIDGKVAYTGGMNVADYYINGTEVVGSWHDMHCRIEGDEVNTLQNIFLRMWFLASGQEIHGAKYYRGVSNADYIKGLKPDTCRSAGKKMVGIINREPHTTKDIIRYFYLNAINDAKDSIKVINPYFTLTRTLKKAFRKAVKRGVKVEILLSVKSDIPLTPDCGFYNAHQLMKDGCTIWMYEPGFHHTKIIMVDGQFCTVGSANLNSRSLRWDREENAVIIDACTTHELNELFDAQKKDSFKLTEEKWRKWRTPWQRFRGWFAHLLSPFL
- a CDS encoding KpsF/GutQ family sugar-phosphate isomerase; translation: MNEEEQRLKQVRTYAIQCIKEETDATLNLINQLDENFDKAVSLMFHCTGKIVVTGVGKSGNIGAKIAATLSSTGTPAFFVNPLDVYHGDLGVMTKDDVVLALSNSGQTDELLRFIPMVLHMNIPIIGMSANPDSLLAKYSTAHLKVWVEKEACPLNLAPTSSTTAALVMGDALAVALMCVRNFKPQDFAQFHPGGELGKRLLTTAQDVMRSDDLPVIPKEMHLGEAIIHVSKGKLGLGVSLDNGKVIGLITDGDIRRAMERWQAEFFDHTVSDIMTKEPKTVLPTTKITEIQQVMHRNKIHTVLVCDEERHFLGIVDHYSCML
- the kdsA gene encoding 3-deoxy-8-phosphooctulonate synthase → MMNKPTFIAGPCVIENSELLSTVAEELVRLNRKYDIDIIFKASFDKANRTSIHSFRGPGLEKGLSMLQAVKEKYGLRLLTDIHESCQAEAVGKVVDVIQIPAFLCRQTDLLVAAAKTGRTVNIKKAQFLSGRDMRYPVQKCLESGAKEVWLTERGNSFGYNNLVVDFRNIPDMKEIVPDVIMDCTHSVQRPSAGDGKTVGDRKFVPSMALAAKAFGATGYFFEVHPDPDAGLSDAANMLELDKLDELIGKLV
- a CDS encoding outer membrane beta-barrel protein, with the protein product MKKILMSLAVAFIALAANAQVYVGGSVGISNSKMGDADEVTTYQFLPEVGFNLDENWAIGTVIGWGKGNPVDIVAAEKVNNYFQIDPYVRYTFVRTKYVNAFIDGGVDYKRYRGGDDIWQLGLKPGLAVNLSPKVSFVTHFGFAGWASAKAKGADKDNHAWGASLNGNNITFGVYYNF
- a CDS encoding NADP-specific glutamate dehydrogenase; the encoded protein is MKATEVVERLKQRFPNEPEYIQAVSQVLTTIEDEYNRHPGFDQVNLIERLCVPDRIIKFRVNWIDDKGNVQTNMGYRIQHNNAIGPYKGGLRFHASVNESILKFLAFEQTFKNSLTTLPMGGAKGGSDFSPRGKSNAEVMRFCQAFMRELWNYIGPDCDVPAGDIGVGGREVGYMFGQYKKLTNQFVGILTGKGQEFGGSLIRPEATGYGNVYFLLNMLKTRNIDLKGKTVLVSGSGNVAQYTMQKLLQLGAKPVTCSDSDGYIYDPDGIDEEKLAYIMELKNIERGRIREYAEKYNAKYVPGAKPWSEKADIATPCATQNEINGEAAAELVKNGVIAVTEGANMPSTPEAVKIFQEAKVLYCPGKASNAGGVAVSGLEMSQNSGRLKWSREEVDKKLLQIMDDIHANCVKYGTEADGYINYVKGANVAGFIKVAKAMTAQGVI
- a CDS encoding MATE family efflux transporter, with the protein product MSYQFSKYETHYRNLTYLGVPIIIGQLGNLILNFADTLMIGRHSTNELAAAAFVNNMFTLVIIFAIGFTYAITALVGTLYGQEKTHRIGELMKSAVSANTCMAIFLSVIMIILYLNVHRLGQPEELLSLIRPYFLIQLVSLPFVCWFNTFRQFTDGITDTRVAMWVLIGGNVMNIFGNWVLIYGHFGMTELGLIGAGLSTMISRIIMAAVMVGIFFFGKKYREYKKGWSLGRIKYADFKEIIVLGIPLALQMGMETAAFSLSSLMVGWFGTESLAAHQVMLTISQLGYMIYYGLAAAVAVRISNFMGQRDYTAVRRTATAGIHLVFLLATLTCTPVFIFRHVIGGLFTDNATVVSMVSMTIIPFMIYQFGDGMQCNYANAMRGTANVRPLIWIAFIAYFVVSLPLGYLFGVVMGYQLIGVWYGFPFGLTIAGILYYIYYQKGLRKIEASSK
- the pncB gene encoding nicotinate phosphoribosyltransferase — its product is MRQIINHFTDDDLYKLTMCCAVIDNYPRAQVCYHFVDRDDTVYPEGFAREVEHQIELLESVVITDEEISFLRQKCYYLPEWFLTYLRGFRFSREWVKVWQNEQGHLNIEFEGLWADTILLEVKVLAIISELFYMFNHQAQEFDYKELYEKTYHKAERLLEAGCIFSDFGTRRRASLVAEETAVRAMKDCYDSREWKGRFVGTSNIHLAMKYDLTPVGTMAHEFICAIGGMFGPQMANYMAMEAWRKTYRGALGTYLYDSFGWEIFSYNFSEDFANQFKGLRVDSGDNYEQLEKIIAKYESLGIDAHDKQVLFSNALDTDKAIEIQHYAESRVKPSFGIGTHFTNDFPHVKPMNIVIKLVAVKITESWPFYNDTCKISEDKGKHTGKPEVIQRFMEAIHYKE